A window from Podospora bellae-mahoneyi strain CBS 112042 chromosome 1 map unlocalized CBS112042p_1, whole genome shotgun sequence encodes these proteins:
- a CDS encoding uncharacterized protein (EggNog:ENOG503P3NV; COG:S) → MFSSSSKDMMNAAEGTEQPTEAGYEEVYVHPVCHVQTPENRFGPGIRESFTAHVDMLNTAAVGDDFDFDEDDADSADDDYPDDEDEYESDNANPAGTGWLPSLIGMSANELMSMMGPVQALGLGVADANEAGTTSNTPSFPHCSSGRCNLTALSQRYNLYFAAYQDKIYVYQPQRAPRILPPPCLILHPATTKLAALYPGELDRRFSHQINNMIVGNLGNLEIVLFACDDGDIGAYYTHALVHWIKTYPKQDGAGPFSRSTPKPRMFFHENVTLSAWGLAIHQQSRLIAVGSNRHEVTVFAFALLRQDQEDDAYELDESPELWTGQTALQLQKHFQSRTRTWKITLPLGISGHNIPSVSFLDDEHGNADKIAAIDIWGVVWLLDIWKIGTGPVVIPATSEAHRYLRGWCVMILPGSAFKPTKSARETLGVTAKEILQPKANVLDITCGLYYVKDLAVNVGDMIRNRPYANSTVYEKLHNLAAGGCPAPSEEGSSSLSSEWESVSGDSDSDDDDSLIPSMALNPPMGNAASTTRWGALNRSINSRSSAIKDLFDEVQLRREIVPMSGETPDPGKPPLTHQSVSRICNDRQKRAELARVEDFGALPKNYSLLRTSAADLELVPFDRTLARPVFRHVLTFLAPGLGQPVHDFSQIRSERIHMMLHVPELFLVVLGSEVGRVALVTLTKSGKVVDGVPLRRGFRVDCVLPRKAEEKKKVRPSCGLVGIAISPEPVPGPRVKGQLELCPAGMVRRGPVVYRLILHYADHTILMYDLMRGNPKEELMIF, encoded by the exons ATgttctcatcttcttccaagGACATGATGAACGCCGCCGAAGGAACCGAGCAACCAACAGAGGCGGGGTACGAGGAAGTCTACGTCCACCCGGTGTGCCATGTCCAGACTCCGGAGAACAGA TTTGGACCTGGTATTCGTGAGAGTTTCACGGCCCATGTGGACATGCTCAACACGGCGGCTGTCGGGGACGATTTCGATttcgacgaagacgacgcAGACAGCGCGGACGATGATTAccccgatgacgaggacgaatACGAGTCAGATAATGCCAATCCCGCCGGAACCGGTTGGTTGCCTTCGTTGATCGGGATGTCTGCGAACGAGTTGATGAGCATGATGGGCCCGGTCCAGGCcttggggctgggggtggcGGACGCAAATGAAGCAGGAACAACGTCAAATACGCCTTCGTTTCCTCACTGCTCTAGCGGGCGGTGTAATTTGACGGCACTGTCACAGCGATACAACCTCTACTTTGCAGCCTATCAAGACAAGATATACGTGTACCAGCCGCAGCGAGCACCACGAATTCTACCGCCGCCATGTCTGATTCTTCACCCGGCCACCACAAAGCTCGCGGCTTTGTATCCTGGAGAGCTCGACAGGAGGTTTTCTCACCAAATCAATAACATGATTGTAGGGAATCTGGGGAACCTGGAGATCGTCTTGTTTGCGtgcgacgacggcgacaTTGGAGCCTACTATACACACGCGTTGGTGCACTGGATCAAGACGTACCCCAAGCAGGACGGGGCTGGGCCTTTTTCTCGATCTACCCCAAAACCCAGGATGTTCTTTCACGAGAACGTTACCCTTTCGGCGTGGGGTCTAGCTATTCATCAGCAGTCTCGCCTGATTGCGGTTGGATCCAACAGACACGAGGTCACTGTGTTTGCGTTTGCTCTCCTTCGTCAGGACCAGGAGGATGACGCTTATGAGCTCGACGAGTCGCCCGAGTTGTGGACGGGACAAACCGCCTTGCAGCTTCAGAAGCATTTCCaatcgaggacgaggacgtgGAAGATTACTTTGCCGCTTGGCATCAGTGGCCACAACATACCCAGCGTGTCTTTTCTTGACGACGAGCATGGCAATGCGGACAAGATAGCCGCTATTGACatttggggggtggtgtggctACTTGACATTTGGAAAATTGGAACCGGGCCAGTTGTCATACCAGCCACCTCGGAAGCACACAGGTACCTTCGGGGATGGTGTGTCATGATTCTTCCTGGCAGTGCCTTCAAACCGACAAAAAGTGCCCGCGAAACATTGGGAGTGACTGCAAAGGAGATTCTCCAGCCCAAAGCCAATGTCCTGGACATCACGTGTGGGCTATACTACGTCAAAGACCTTGCCGTCAATGTGGGCGACATGATCAGAAACAGGCCTTACGCCAACTCTACCGTTTACGAAAAGCTGCATAATCTAGCTGCTGGCGGTTGTCCAGCTCCTTCTGAAGAGGGAAGCTCATCTTTGTCGAGTGAATGGGAAAGCGTGAGCGGGGACTCGGACtcggatgacgacgacagccTCATTCCGAGCATGGCACTCAACCCTCCTATGGGCAATGCGGCGTCGACCACGCGTTGGGGGGCTCTTAACAGGTCAATAAACTCGAGGTCTTCGGCGATCAAAGATTTATTCGACGAGGTTCAGCTACGCCGAGAAATCGTCCCGATGTCGGGAGAGACTCCGGACCCGGGGAAACCACCGCTGACACACCAATCGGTATCCAGGATTTGCAACGACAGGCAAAAGAGGGCGGAACTGGCACGGGTGGAGGATTTTGGGGCGCTTCCAAAGAACTATTCTCTGCTGCGCACCTCGGCGGCGGATCTCGAACTTGTTCCCTTTGACAGGACATTGGCGCGGCCGGTGTTCAGGCACGTTTTGACGTTTCTGGCGCCGGGGCTGGGCCAGCCAGTACATGATTTCAGCCAGATACGCTCGGAGCGCATTCACATGATGCTCCATGTGCCAGAGTTGTTCCTGGTGGTGCTTGGGTCTGAGGTGGGAAGGGTCGCGCTCGTGACGCTGACGAAGTCGggcaaggtggtggatggggtgcCGCTGCGGAGGGGGTTCAGGGTTGATTGCGTGCTCCCTCgcaaggcggaggagaagaagaaggtcagGCCGTCGTGTGGGCTGGTGGGGATTGCGATTTCGCCTGAGCCGGTGCCGGGTccgagggtgaaggggcaGCTTGAGCTGTGCCCGgctgggatggtgaggagggggccggtggtgtaCCGGTTGATTTTGCATTATGCGGATCACACGATTTTGATGTATgatttgatgagggggaatccgaaggaggagttgatgATTTTTTAG